The Campylobacter sp. CNRCH_2014_0184h genome has a segment encoding these proteins:
- the putP gene encoding sodium/proline symporter PutP, whose product MNLQSVELSYPIVITFITYAFLMLFIGFYFYKKNQNSKDYFVGNASMGPVISALSAGASDMSSWLLMAFPGALYAAGLGQIYIAIGLSFGMFLNWTFVAKRLKIFSQIAKECITIPDFFESRFHDDRHILRSICAIVILVFFTIYISAGLVSGAKLFESVFNLPYIFALSIGFLVIVLYTFLGGYKAVCWTDMIQGLLMMSSLIIIPFVMIFELGGFGEAFSTINDVKPQAFGLDGGGWLVVVSTLAWGLGYFGQPHILIRFISIKNVKEIPTATFIGITWMVISLFGAAMIGFLGIAYIAKFNLTLNDPERIFIVMSQVLFNPWVAGILLSAILAAIMSTASSQLLVCASSLVQDFYTQILKRKTNDKNITLLSRLGVLAVACVAFVLSLDTQSQILGIVSYAWAGFGASFGSVILFSLFYKNMSKEGAIAGMVSGALTVIFYKHFGSNFIAIYEIIPGFLVASCFIVIFSIIFKAKKHTIKHYEKMLKEI is encoded by the coding sequence ATGAATTTACAAAGTGTAGAACTTTCTTATCCTATTGTTATTACTTTTATTACCTATGCATTTTTAATGCTTTTTATAGGTTTTTATTTTTACAAAAAAAATCAAAACAGTAAAGATTATTTTGTTGGTAATGCCTCCATGGGGCCGGTAATATCTGCCTTAAGTGCAGGTGCTTCTGATATGAGTAGTTGGCTTTTAATGGCTTTTCCTGGTGCTTTATATGCAGCTGGCTTAGGGCAAATTTATATAGCTATAGGCTTAAGTTTTGGTATGTTTTTAAACTGGACCTTTGTTGCTAAAAGATTAAAGATTTTTTCTCAAATAGCCAAAGAATGTATTACAATTCCTGATTTTTTTGAAAGTCGCTTTCATGATGATAGACATATTTTAAGAAGCATTTGCGCAATAGTTATTTTGGTATTTTTTACTATTTACATTAGCGCTGGATTAGTAAGTGGTGCTAAGCTTTTTGAAAGTGTATTTAATTTACCTTATATTTTTGCCTTAAGCATTGGATTTTTAGTTATTGTTTTATATACTTTTTTAGGTGGCTATAAAGCCGTATGTTGGACTGATATGATACAAGGACTTTTAATGATGAGTTCATTAATCATCATTCCTTTTGTAATGATTTTTGAACTTGGTGGCTTTGGCGAAGCCTTTTCTACTATAAACGATGTAAAACCTCAAGCCTTTGGCCTAGACGGTGGTGGTTGGCTAGTCGTGGTATCAACCCTAGCATGGGGACTTGGTTATTTTGGTCAACCTCACATTTTAATTCGTTTTATCTCTATAAAAAATGTAAAAGAAATTCCTACTGCAACTTTTATAGGCATAACTTGGATGGTAATTTCTTTATTTGGTGCTGCTATGATAGGATTTTTAGGTATTGCTTATATAGCTAAATTTAATCTCACTTTAAATGACCCTGAAAGAATATTTATCGTAATGTCTCAAGTGCTTTTTAATCCTTGGGTGGCAGGAATTTTACTCAGTGCTATATTGGCAGCTATTATGAGTACTGCAAGTTCTCAACTACTAGTATGTGCTTCTAGCTTGGTGCAAGATTTTTATACACAAATCTTAAAAAGAAAAACAAATGATAAAAATATTACTTTATTATCACGTCTAGGTGTTTTAGCTGTTGCTTGTGTAGCTTTTGTACTTTCACTTGATACGCAAAGTCAAATTTTAGGTATTGTTTCATATGCATGGGCAGGTTTTGGTGCAAGCTTTGGAAGTGTTATTTTATTTTCTTTGTTTTATAAAAATATGAGCAAAGAAGGTGCAATAGCTGGAATGGTTAGTGGAGCTTTAACTGTTATATTTTATAAACATTTTGGTTCAAATTTTATAGCAATTTATGAAATCATTCCTGGATTTTTAGTTGCAAGTTGTTTTATTGTGATTTTTAGTATAATTTTTAAAGCAAAAAAACATACAATAAAACACTATGAAAAAATGTTAAAAGAAATTTAA